The following proteins come from a genomic window of Heyndrickxia acidicola:
- a CDS encoding carbon-nitrogen family hydrolase, with translation MLKKMACIQMDIHFGQPEKNYENAEKWIHKASEEKCDLVILPELWTTGYDLTRLSEIADEEAKQTFKFLKRCSLTYQVDIIGGSIAKKTAQGHYNTMLIVDREGNFIKEYSKLHLFKLMDEHLFLQHGTNSGEFTLYGESFSGAICYDIRFPEWIRKPFLEGASALFVSAEWPKPRLSHWRNLLIARAIENQCYVIACNRVGNDPNNTFGGHSLIIDPWGEILAEGGEDEGLVIKEADFSLVKEVRRKIPVFSDRLPEYY, from the coding sequence TTGCTGAAAAAAATGGCATGTATTCAAATGGATATTCATTTTGGGCAGCCTGAAAAAAATTATGAAAATGCTGAGAAATGGATTCACAAGGCTAGTGAGGAAAAATGTGATTTGGTTATTTTACCAGAACTCTGGACGACTGGATATGACCTGACCAGGCTTTCAGAGATAGCAGATGAAGAAGCAAAACAAACATTCAAATTTTTAAAAAGATGCTCCTTAACATATCAGGTGGACATTATTGGCGGATCCATTGCGAAGAAGACAGCACAAGGCCACTACAATACGATGCTGATTGTAGACAGAGAAGGAAATTTTATTAAGGAATACAGTAAGCTCCATTTATTTAAATTGATGGATGAGCATTTGTTTCTTCAGCACGGAACAAACAGTGGTGAGTTTACCTTATATGGCGAAAGCTTCTCAGGTGCAATTTGTTACGACATTCGATTTCCTGAATGGATACGAAAGCCTTTTTTAGAAGGAGCCTCGGCATTATTTGTTAGTGCTGAATGGCCAAAGCCCCGTCTTTCCCACTGGAGAAACCTCTTAATAGCAAGGGCAATCGAAAATCAGTGCTATGTCATTGCCTGTAACCGTGTTGGGAATGATCCGAATAACACGTTTGGCGGGCATTCTTTAATCATTGACCCGTGGGGAGAGATTCTCGCAGAGGGGGGAGAAGACGAAGGTCTCGTCATTAAAGAAGCGGATTTTTCCCTGGTTAAAGAAGTCCGGAGAAAAATTCCTGTTTTTAGCGATCGTTTGCCGGAATATTATTAA
- a CDS encoding PAS domain-containing sensor histidine kinase, which produces MKRSREFEEESFSFAYRNNSILDRSGELFKSLFAEAIDGIIFADHEGRIVLANHSALKIFECTSEELMNKEIWDYVYQKDSHFHKVMKESRVNKAVRDELVFLMPNGQLKNLEFTYKAHSIAGYDMAIFRNVSERYYFEQTLKDSEERFRKVFEGTLDGMILWNKQNVIIDVNPVAASWLGVSREKMIGRDLIKLLNFKGRERKMIEHHQEELEREGKSDMLLPVQEESGGHFYEISSKGNLTSNLNLTVIREITEKMALQEQLRKSDTLNVVGELAAGIAHEIRNPMTALKGFIQLLQLSIKEDHSLYFNVITSELARIESIITDFLVLAKPQAIEFKNHPINSIMNDTLDLLNAQALMHNVQFELDNRGNLPDVFCEPNQIKQVFINIIKNAIEVMPNGGKVRIKIQQGEDEFVHIMIQDEGMGIPKDKINKLGEPFYTTKERGTGLGLMISFKIIKEHHGKIEVESEEGSGSTFHIYIPVHAS; this is translated from the coding sequence ATGAAAAGAAGCAGGGAATTTGAGGAAGAGAGCTTCTCATTTGCCTATCGAAATAATTCCATATTAGATCGAAGCGGTGAACTATTTAAAAGCTTGTTTGCAGAAGCAATAGATGGAATTATTTTTGCTGATCATGAAGGCCGAATTGTTCTTGCAAATCATTCTGCATTAAAGATTTTTGAATGTACTTCAGAAGAACTAATGAATAAAGAGATCTGGGATTATGTCTATCAAAAAGACAGCCACTTTCATAAAGTTATGAAAGAATCCAGAGTGAACAAGGCAGTACGTGACGAATTAGTTTTTCTCATGCCAAACGGACAGCTGAAAAATCTCGAATTTACGTATAAGGCTCACTCGATTGCCGGTTATGATATGGCCATCTTCAGAAATGTCAGTGAGCGGTATTATTTTGAGCAGACATTGAAAGACAGTGAGGAACGATTTCGCAAGGTTTTTGAGGGGACCCTTGATGGAATGATCTTGTGGAATAAACAAAATGTCATTATTGACGTTAATCCGGTTGCAGCGAGCTGGCTTGGAGTGTCACGGGAAAAAATGATTGGCAGGGACCTGATAAAGCTCTTGAATTTCAAGGGAAGAGAACGGAAAATGATAGAACACCATCAGGAAGAGCTTGAGCGGGAAGGGAAATCGGATATGCTTCTTCCTGTGCAGGAAGAAAGCGGCGGCCATTTTTATGAAATCAGCTCAAAAGGGAACCTTACCTCTAATTTAAACTTGACCGTCATTCGTGAAATAACTGAAAAAATGGCATTACAAGAGCAGCTCCGCAAATCCGATACCTTAAATGTGGTCGGAGAGCTTGCTGCAGGAATAGCTCATGAAATTCGAAATCCCATGACGGCACTAAAGGGGTTTATCCAGCTTTTGCAGTTAAGTATAAAGGAGGATCATTCTCTTTATTTTAATGTCATTACATCAGAGCTAGCCAGGATTGAGTCTATTATCACAGATTTCCTTGTCCTTGCAAAACCTCAGGCCATCGAGTTTAAAAACCACCCGATTAATAGTATAATGAATGATACACTTGACTTGCTCAATGCACAGGCGCTTATGCACAACGTTCAATTTGAATTGGATAATCGGGGAAATCTTCCAGATGTTTTTTGTGAGCCAAATCAAATTAAACAGGTATTCATCAATATTATTAAAAATGCGATTGAAGTTATGCCCAATGGCGGAAAAGTCCGCATCAAAATTCAGCAAGGTGAAGATGAATTTGTCCATATTATGATTCAAGATGAAGGTATGGGAATTCCTAAAGATAAGATTAATAAGCTAGGGGAACCATTTTATACAACGAAAGAAAGAGGGACCGGCCTCGGATTGATGATCAGTTTTAAAATTATTAAAGAGCATCATGGGAAAATTGAGGTGGAAAGTGAAGAAGGCTCTGGTTCCACATTTCACATCTACATTCCTGTACATGCTTCATAA
- a CDS encoding 2,3-diketo-5-methylthiopentyl-1-phosphate enolase, producing the protein MSEVTATYKFYGKPGTFEKKAEDIALGLTVGSWTNLAILEKEQLKKHKGYVLKVIEGVDEDGRTFAEIIISYPSVNFSPDLPAILTTVFGKLSLDGEVKLLNLEFSESVERNFPGPRFGIDGIRDRLGVTDRPLVMSIFKGVIGRDLLFLEKQLRDQALGGVDLVKDDEILFESNLAPFAERIKMGRRVLDEVHEQTGHRTLYAVNLTGRTSEVISKARLARELGADALLFNVFTYGLDVLQELREDPEIDIPLMAHPAFSGAFTQSSHYGVSHKLFLGKLLRLAGADFGLFPSPYGSVALEREATLGIGHELTVERRYKKSFPVPSAGIHPGLVPLIYRDFGEESVINAGGGIHGHPDGAIGGGKAFRQAVEAVLQKQTLREAAKEHKELEKAIVLWGSQEVSEG; encoded by the coding sequence ATGAGTGAAGTAACAGCAACGTATAAATTTTATGGAAAACCGGGAACTTTCGAAAAAAAGGCTGAGGACATTGCTCTTGGATTAACAGTGGGATCATGGACGAACCTGGCCATATTGGAAAAGGAGCAGCTAAAAAAGCATAAAGGTTATGTTTTGAAAGTTATTGAGGGAGTAGATGAAGATGGCAGAACCTTTGCTGAAATTATCATTTCTTATCCATCAGTAAATTTCAGTCCTGATCTGCCAGCCATTCTTACTACGGTTTTTGGAAAGCTTTCGTTAGATGGAGAAGTAAAACTTTTAAATTTGGAATTTTCAGAGTCGGTTGAAAGGAATTTTCCCGGTCCGAGATTTGGAATCGATGGCATTAGAGATAGGCTGGGCGTAACAGATCGTCCGCTGGTGATGAGCATATTTAAAGGGGTAATCGGCAGAGATTTACTATTTCTTGAAAAACAGCTTCGAGATCAGGCTCTGGGGGGTGTAGATTTAGTTAAGGATGATGAAATCCTTTTTGAAAGTAATCTAGCTCCATTTGCTGAGCGTATCAAAATGGGGAGAAGAGTCCTGGATGAAGTGCATGAGCAAACGGGACATCGAACACTCTATGCGGTCAATCTTACAGGACGCACATCGGAGGTTATTTCCAAGGCACGGCTTGCAAGAGAACTTGGTGCAGATGCTCTTCTTTTCAACGTATTTACATACGGTTTAGATGTATTGCAGGAACTTAGAGAAGACCCGGAAATTGACATTCCCTTAATGGCTCACCCTGCATTTAGTGGAGCGTTTACCCAATCGAGCCACTATGGGGTTTCCCATAAGCTATTTCTTGGAAAACTTCTTCGGTTGGCTGGAGCGGACTTTGGTTTATTTCCATCTCCATATGGAAGCGTTGCCCTTGAAAGAGAAGCAACCCTTGGGATTGGACATGAACTTACAGTTGAACGCCGTTATAAAAAGTCCTTCCCTGTTCCTTCGGCAGGCATCCATCCAGGTTTAGTACCCTTAATTTATAGAGATTTTGGAGAAGAATCTGTGATCAACGCCGGTGGGGGAATCCATGGACATCCAGATGGAGCAATAGGCGGCGGGAAAGCATTCCGTCAAGCGGTTGAAGCTGTTCTTCAAAAACAAACGTTGAGGGAAGCAGCAAAAGAACATAAAGAGCTGGAAAAAGCCATAGTGTTGTGGGGCAGCCAAGAGGTGAGTGAAGGGTGA
- a CDS encoding pyridoxal phosphate-dependent aminotransferase → MKTFSKSDLLKSLPSQFFASLVGKVEKVKAEGYDVINLGQGNPDQPTPGHIVKKLQEAAANPVNHKYSPFRGFSYLKEAAAAFYEREYGVKADPAKEIAILFGGKAGLVELPPCLLNPGDTVLVPDPGYPDYWSGVALAQAKMHTMPLLEENGFKPDFSSISTEEAEKAKLMFLNYPNNPTGATADLAFFKKTIEFANEHDICVVHDFAYGAIGFDGKKPVSFLQAEGAKKVGIEIYTFSKTYNMAGWRVGFAIGNESVIEALNLFQDHLYVSLFGAVQEAAAAALLESQECVDALVSMYETRRNILVEGLRKIGWNIAAPKGSFFAWLKVPEGYTSEQFSDVLLYQAKVAVAPGIGFGTYGEGYVRVGLLETEERLREAVERIGDLKIFK, encoded by the coding sequence ATGAAAACTTTTTCGAAATCAGATTTGTTAAAATCCCTGCCATCCCAATTTTTTGCTTCTCTTGTAGGTAAAGTCGAAAAAGTAAAGGCAGAGGGTTATGATGTGATAAATTTAGGCCAAGGGAACCCTGATCAGCCTACTCCAGGCCACATTGTAAAAAAACTTCAGGAGGCTGCTGCAAACCCTGTAAATCATAAGTATTCCCCATTTAGGGGTTTTTCCTATTTGAAGGAAGCAGCGGCAGCTTTTTATGAGCGTGAATACGGTGTCAAAGCAGATCCAGCCAAGGAAATAGCCATATTATTTGGGGGCAAGGCCGGGTTGGTAGAGCTTCCTCCATGCCTTCTAAATCCAGGGGATACGGTCTTAGTGCCTGATCCCGGTTATCCGGACTACTGGTCTGGAGTAGCACTTGCCCAAGCGAAAATGCATACTATGCCTCTTTTGGAGGAAAACGGATTTAAGCCTGATTTTTCATCCATCAGTACAGAAGAGGCTGAAAAAGCAAAATTAATGTTCTTGAACTATCCGAATAATCCGACAGGAGCTACTGCTGATTTGGCCTTTTTTAAAAAAACCATTGAATTTGCCAATGAACATGATATCTGTGTCGTGCATGACTTTGCCTATGGCGCTATTGGCTTTGATGGAAAGAAACCTGTTAGTTTTTTGCAGGCTGAAGGAGCGAAAAAGGTCGGAATTGAAATTTACACCTTTTCTAAAACCTATAACATGGCAGGCTGGCGGGTTGGTTTTGCAATAGGCAATGAGAGTGTAATCGAAGCATTGAATCTTTTTCAGGATCATCTATACGTAAGTCTTTTTGGAGCAGTACAAGAGGCTGCAGCGGCCGCATTATTGGAATCACAGGAGTGTGTAGATGCACTTGTTTCTATGTATGAAACAAGAAGAAACATTTTGGTGGAAGGACTCCGAAAGATTGGCTGGAACATTGCCGCTCCAAAGGGATCATTTTTTGCCTGGCTAAAGGTCCCTGAAGGATATACTTCTGAACAATTTTCTGATGTACTTTTATACCAGGCAAAGGTAGCAGTAGCACCCGGAATTGGTTTTGGTACCTATGGTGAAGGATATGTGCGTGTTGGCTTGCTGGAAACGGAAGAGCGGCTTCGGGAAGCGGTTGAAAGAATCGGAGACTTAAAAATATTTAAATAA
- a CDS encoding alpha/beta-type small acid-soluble spore protein, with translation MTRSSNKLLVPGVEQYLDQVKFEIAQEFGVQLGSDTVSRSNGSVGGEITKRLVKQAQSQLSGK, from the coding sequence ATGACTAGAAGCAGTAACAAGCTATTGGTTCCGGGTGTTGAACAATACCTTGACCAGGTAAAGTTTGAAATAGCGCAAGAATTTGGCGTACAATTAGGCTCCGATACAGTATCAAGATCTAATGGCTCTGTAGGTGGTGAAATTACAAAGCGCCTTGTAAAGCAGGCTCAATCCCAGCTTTCAGGAAAATAA
- a CDS encoding 2-hydroxy-3-keto-5-methylthiopentenyl-1-phosphate phosphatase: protein MKKPIIFCDFDGTVTDNDNIISLMKQFAPPEWVPIKDRVLNQTITIQDGVSRMFSLIESDKKKEMIHFLKKTAAIREGFQEFLEFAENRSIPFYIVSGGMDFFVEPLLDPYGPIKEIYCNQASFKGEFVEIKWPYPCDKECQNGCGCCKPTIIRSLSREEHFTIVIGDSITDLEAAKQADLVLARDFLSKACEKQGIRYIPFETFFDCRAILEQNLEVV from the coding sequence GTGAAGAAGCCAATTATTTTTTGCGACTTTGATGGAACTGTAACGGATAATGATAATATTATTTCTTTAATGAAACAGTTTGCACCTCCTGAATGGGTGCCAATAAAGGATAGGGTGCTGAACCAAACCATTACCATACAAGATGGGGTTAGCCGGATGTTTTCTTTAATAGAGTCTGATAAAAAAAAGGAAATGATTCATTTTTTAAAGAAAACGGCCGCAATTAGGGAAGGATTTCAAGAATTTCTGGAGTTTGCAGAAAATCGCTCTATCCCTTTTTATATTGTAAGCGGAGGAATGGACTTTTTTGTAGAGCCTTTACTGGATCCATATGGGCCCATTAAAGAAATTTATTGCAATCAAGCCAGCTTTAAAGGGGAGTTTGTAGAAATTAAGTGGCCATATCCATGTGATAAGGAATGCCAAAATGGCTGCGGCTGCTGTAAGCCGACCATTATTCGCTCTCTTTCAAGAGAAGAGCATTTTACGATTGTCATTGGCGACTCCATTACAGATTTAGAAGCGGCAAAACAGGCAGATTTGGTATTGGCCCGTGATTTTTTGAGTAAAGCCTGTGAGAAACAGGGAATTCGCTATATACCTTTTGAGACGTTCTTTGATTGCCGGGCAATTCTAGAACAGAATTTGGAGGTGGTGTAA
- the mtnK gene encoding S-methyl-5-thioribose kinase: MSYTEVKEYEPLTEKTAVTLAKSLGLFSNEILMCNEIGDGNLNLVFHIKDQESQKGIIIKQALPYAKVVGESWPLTLQRSQIEANALKQHGAIVPHFVPEVFYQDELLAITVMEDLSYLRIVRNGLIEGERYPLLADHIGEYLAKTLFYTSEFALPPSKKKEFAKQFSNPELCRITEELVFTDPFFDSESNDFEEELYDEIQSIWQDSLLKLEAAKLKRKFLTEAEALLHGDLHTGSIFANQLETKVIDPEFAFYGPFGFDVGQFFANLIFQAITGNEEKRDFILQQIQQTWKSFVNHFTHAWLHHNIDNFAEVPGFLDSILNKIFEDSIGFAGCELIRRTIGLSHVKDLEGIADKDERIQNKKAALTIGKTCILEHSRVDSIQQFIVLLQEALTGEAKK; the protein is encoded by the coding sequence ATGTCTTATACCGAAGTAAAGGAATATGAGCCATTAACAGAAAAAACAGCTGTCACACTAGCAAAAAGCCTGGGGCTTTTTTCAAACGAAATATTAATGTGTAACGAAATTGGTGATGGAAACCTCAACCTTGTTTTTCATATCAAGGATCAAGAAAGCCAAAAAGGAATCATCATTAAACAAGCTCTTCCATATGCAAAAGTAGTTGGGGAAAGCTGGCCTTTAACTCTTCAGCGTTCCCAAATCGAAGCCAATGCATTAAAGCAGCACGGTGCAATCGTTCCGCATTTTGTACCTGAAGTGTTTTACCAGGATGAACTTCTTGCCATCACCGTTATGGAGGACCTTTCTTATTTAAGAATTGTTCGAAATGGATTAATTGAAGGAGAAAGATATCCTCTGCTTGCTGACCATATTGGAGAATATTTGGCCAAAACCCTGTTTTACACATCTGAATTTGCTCTGCCGCCTTCTAAGAAAAAGGAATTCGCCAAACAGTTTTCAAATCCTGAGCTTTGCAGGATTACAGAGGAATTAGTCTTTACAGATCCTTTTTTTGATAGCGAATCCAATGATTTTGAAGAAGAGCTTTATGATGAAATTCAGTCGATTTGGCAAGATTCATTGCTTAAACTCGAAGCGGCAAAGCTGAAGAGAAAATTTTTAACTGAGGCTGAGGCGCTGCTTCATGGAGATTTACATACAGGAAGCATTTTTGCAAATCAATTGGAGACAAAAGTAATTGATCCCGAATTTGCTTTTTATGGTCCTTTTGGATTTGATGTGGGACAGTTTTTTGCAAATCTTATCTTTCAGGCAATTACAGGAAATGAGGAAAAGCGAGATTTTATTCTACAACAAATTCAACAAACCTGGAAATCCTTTGTAAACCATTTTACACATGCTTGGCTGCATCACAATATCGATAATTTCGCAGAAGTACCAGGCTTCTTGGATTCAATATTGAATAAAATTTTTGAAGATTCCATCGGTTTTGCCGGTTGTGAATTAATCAGAAGAACAATCGGCCTATCCCATGTAAAGGACTTGGAAGGGATTGCGGATAAAGATGAGCGGATTCAAAATAAAAAAGCTGCTCTAACCATTGGGAAAACATGCATTTTGGAGCATTCCCGCGTTGATAGTATCCAGCAATTTATTGTACTGCTTCAAGAAGCTTTGACAGGTGAGGCAAAAAAGTAA
- a CDS encoding B12-binding domain-containing radical SAM protein codes for MKIVLSTLNAKYIHTNLAIRYLKAFAAPEYEAEIAEYTIKDPVMNIVTDLFSKKPDVLGFSCYIWNIEETIRVIKMIRKIMPELIIVLGGPEVTYDVTYWLDRIPEVDFIVMGEGEETFKQFLKEIDGERVLQNVHGLAYKKDGKYVINPQRNKIDLKELPSPFRFEEDLSHLPKRVIYVETSRGCPFNCQFCLSSIEVGVRYFNREKIKDDIRYLMANGAKTIKFVDRTFNISRSYAMEMFQFLIDEHQPGTVFQFEITGDIMRPEVIDFLNQKAPAGLFRFEIGVQSTNDETNELVKRRQNFDKLTRTVRMVKDGGKIDQHLDLIAGLPEEDYTSFRKTFNDVFALRPEELQLGFLKMLRGTGLRIRASENDYVYMDHAPYEILGNNVLSFTDIVRIKQVEDVLEKYWNDHRMDTTIEYLTTHVFETPFDFFQEFGAYWEAQGWSRIGHQLEDLFKRLKAFLHTKLEDITVIEGLMKYDYLSNQRFKPRKSWWTHDLNKSERTRIYEFISNEPSILGASFTELQLSDKDIYKHTIIEKMEFDLPYYLENQSVTKGTTYSLIYFHPTTGASSIFPVSAKTIS; via the coding sequence ATGAAAATAGTTTTAAGTACTTTAAACGCTAAGTATATCCATACTAACTTGGCCATCCGTTATTTAAAAGCATTTGCAGCTCCTGAATATGAAGCTGAAATTGCAGAATATACCATTAAAGATCCGGTCATGAACATTGTGACAGATTTATTTTCAAAAAAACCGGATGTATTAGGATTCAGCTGTTATATATGGAACATTGAGGAAACGATCCGAGTCATTAAAATGATTCGAAAAATCATGCCGGAGCTTATTATTGTGCTTGGCGGTCCTGAAGTAACCTATGATGTTACCTATTGGCTTGACCGAATTCCTGAGGTTGACTTCATTGTTATGGGAGAAGGAGAAGAAACCTTTAAGCAGTTTTTAAAAGAAATAGACGGAGAACGTGTTCTTCAAAATGTGCATGGGCTTGCTTATAAAAAAGACGGCAAGTATGTTATTAATCCTCAAAGAAACAAAATTGATCTTAAAGAATTACCCAGTCCTTTTCGTTTCGAGGAAGATCTTTCTCACCTTCCCAAGAGGGTTATTTATGTAGAAACCAGCAGAGGCTGTCCATTTAACTGTCAATTCTGTTTATCCTCTATTGAGGTTGGTGTGCGCTATTTCAACAGAGAGAAAATTAAGGATGACATTCGCTACTTGATGGCTAATGGAGCTAAAACCATAAAATTTGTCGATAGAACCTTTAATATTAGCCGGAGCTACGCAATGGAAATGTTTCAGTTTTTGATTGATGAGCACCAGCCAGGTACAGTTTTTCAATTTGAAATTACCGGAGATATCATGAGACCTGAAGTGATTGACTTTTTAAATCAAAAAGCGCCTGCTGGCTTATTCCGTTTTGAGATAGGCGTTCAATCAACAAATGACGAAACGAACGAGCTCGTTAAAAGAAGGCAGAATTTTGATAAACTTACAAGGACTGTAAGAATGGTTAAAGACGGAGGAAAAATTGATCAGCATTTAGATTTAATTGCCGGACTGCCGGAAGAAGACTATACATCCTTTCGTAAAACCTTTAATGATGTCTTCGCACTGCGGCCGGAAGAGCTTCAGCTTGGTTTCTTAAAAATGCTAAGAGGAACAGGCTTAAGAATAAGAGCGAGTGAAAACGATTATGTATATATGGATCATGCTCCGTACGAAATTCTCGGAAATAACGTGCTTTCCTTTACTGATATCGTGCGCATTAAACAAGTAGAAGATGTATTGGAAAAATATTGGAATGACCACCGAATGGATACGACCATTGAGTATCTGACCACTCATGTCTTTGAAACGCCTTTTGATTTTTTTCAAGAATTCGGAGCTTACTGGGAAGCACAGGGATGGAGCAGAATCGGGCACCAGCTTGAGGATTTATTCAAACGTTTAAAAGCCTTTCTTCATACCAAGCTGGAGGATATAACCGTTATCGAGGGATTAATGAAGTATGATTATCTGAGTAATCAACGATTTAAACCGAGAAAATCCTGGTGGACACATGACCTGAATAAATCAGAACGCACGAGGATTTATGAATTCATTTCAAATGAACCTTCTATTCTTGGTGCAAGTTTTACAGAGCTTCAATTATCGGATAAAGACATATACAAGCACACCATTATTGAGAAAATGGAATTTGATCTGCCATATTATCTTGAAAATCAATCCGTTACTAAAGGTACAACCTATTCATTAATTTATTTCCATCCAACTACAGGGGCTTCGTCCATTTTTCCTGTTTCAGCCAAAACTATTTCATAA
- a CDS encoding methylated-DNA--[protein]-cysteine S-methyltransferase has protein sequence MAYTVLESEIGPLVLTANDSGLTGIYFGRENSKIAGKEGIPVINTQYNDSEDPGHPILRMAVQELKEYFKNKRKHFTIPLSIEGTEFQKAVWKELTKIPYGETRSYQDIACAIQKQKAVRAVGQANKANRFPIIIPCHRVIGKNQSMTGYAGKEIDKKEILLKIEGVL, from the coding sequence ATGGCTTATACCGTATTAGAAAGTGAAATTGGCCCTTTGGTATTAACGGCAAATGATAGTGGATTAACCGGTATTTACTTTGGCAGGGAGAATTCTAAGATAGCCGGCAAAGAAGGAATACCAGTAATAAACACCCAGTACAACGATAGTGAAGATCCAGGACATCCCATATTAAGAATGGCAGTCCAAGAACTCAAGGAGTACTTTAAAAATAAAAGAAAACACTTTACAATTCCTCTTTCTATTGAGGGAACAGAATTCCAAAAAGCAGTATGGAAGGAATTGACTAAGATTCCATATGGTGAAACAAGATCCTACCAGGATATCGCTTGTGCAATCCAAAAGCAAAAGGCTGTTCGCGCTGTCGGACAGGCGAATAAAGCGAATAGATTTCCAATTATCATCCCTTGCCACAGGGTAATAGGAAAAAATCAAAGTATGACAGGGTATGCTGGAAAAGAAATTGATAAAAAGGAAATCCTTCTGAAGATTGAAGGTGTTTTATAG
- the mtnA gene encoding S-methyl-5-thioribose-1-phosphate isomerase, whose translation MTRLQTAIPISIEWMDNHIKLLNQQALPHITEYIDLYTLQDVYEAITALKVRGAPAIGITAAFGLAMSAQNYEIDELEAFLVKLQKEKEYLNSSRPTAVNLSWALNRLINSIGNARSVNEAKTDLLHEAIQIQAEDEAMCRQIGENALLLLTPGDSVMTICNAGSIATAKYGTALAPFHLASERGKHFHVYACETRPVLQGARLTAWELQQSGVETTLITDNMAAHTMKTKKIKAVIVGADRIAANGDTANKIGTYGLALIAKSLQIPFYVAAPSSSFDLTLKNGDSIPIEERNLEEVTTLNGTQIAPEGIQVYNPAFDVTSSELITAIITEKGILYPSYTESIKNQLLRY comes from the coding sequence ATGACAAGACTTCAGACTGCCATTCCTATTTCAATTGAATGGATGGATAACCACATTAAACTGCTTAATCAGCAGGCGTTACCGCATATAACTGAGTATATCGATCTATATACGCTCCAGGATGTATATGAAGCGATTACGGCATTAAAAGTGAGAGGTGCTCCGGCAATTGGCATCACAGCCGCATTTGGGCTTGCAATGTCTGCACAAAACTATGAAATCGATGAACTTGAAGCATTTCTTGTTAAACTTCAGAAAGAAAAAGAATACTTAAATTCTTCAAGACCCACCGCAGTGAATTTATCCTGGGCACTGAACAGGCTGATAAATTCGATTGGTAATGCCCGTTCCGTAAATGAAGCGAAAACTGACCTGCTTCATGAAGCCATCCAAATACAGGCTGAGGACGAGGCCATGTGCAGACAGATAGGAGAAAATGCATTATTGCTTTTAACACCGGGCGACTCAGTGATGACTATCTGCAATGCAGGATCCATTGCAACTGCAAAATACGGGACCGCCCTGGCACCTTTCCATCTTGCAAGCGAAAGGGGCAAACATTTTCATGTATACGCCTGTGAAACACGTCCCGTTCTGCAGGGTGCCCGTTTAACTGCATGGGAACTTCAGCAATCCGGAGTTGAGACAACACTCATTACAGATAACATGGCAGCACATACAATGAAAACAAAAAAAATTAAAGCTGTTATTGTGGGTGCTGACAGAATTGCAGCGAATGGAGATACTGCCAACAAGATTGGAACATATGGACTTGCTCTCATAGCAAAGTCACTCCAAATACCATTCTATGTTGCTGCTCCTTCCTCAAGTTTTGATTTAACATTGAAAAATGGTGATTCTATCCCAATAGAAGAAAGAAACTTGGAAGAAGTTACAACACTGAATGGCACCCAGATAGCACCTGAAGGCATTCAGGTTTACAATCCTGCCTTTGATGTCACTTCATCAGAGCTGATCACTGCCATCATAACAGAAAAAGGAATTTTGTACCCATCCTATACTGAAAGCATAAAGAATCAACTATTACGTTATTAA